One stretch of Cohnella algarum DNA includes these proteins:
- a CDS encoding YojF family protein, translating into MLPIQPTEIQQRLDRLKNKELYLHLEMTSGAYAAHFDSTRHPAATFITNAAVRYFHGSISGNGPYRVGLKTESGWVYSEGLTHYEETEAERLILAGHDSQGKLVVALHLSPQPF; encoded by the coding sequence ATGCTGCCCATTCAGCCAACGGAAATTCAGCAAAGACTCGACCGCTTGAAAAACAAGGAGCTTTACCTTCACCTTGAAATGACGTCGGGCGCCTATGCCGCCCATTTCGATAGCACCCGGCATCCGGCCGCTACCTTCATCACGAATGCCGCCGTTCGGTATTTCCACGGATCGATTTCCGGCAACGGGCCTTATCGGGTCGGGTTGAAGACGGAGTCGGGCTGGGTCTATTCCGAAGGGCTGACCCACTATGAAGAAACCGAGGCGGAGCGACTGATTTTGGCCGGGCACGACAGTCAAGGCAAGCTGGTCGTCGCTTTGCATTTGAGCCCGCAGCCCTTCTAA
- the bshB2 gene encoding bacillithiol biosynthesis deacetylase BshB2: MKQNILVVLPHPDDEAFGLSGTLARHVRDGDHVTYACLTLGEMGRNMGFPPFANRLTLPDIRKAELEASCRAIGIQDLRLLGFHDKTIEFEERELLDGSIEGLLNELQPSVVYTFYPGYSVHPDHDACGAAVVRTVAKLTEEKRPAVLCMAFSKNHEEAIGKPDVRHDVKDFVKQKIASVRAHASQFQVPELSGSDDNEIELQERFGTERFWTYRFG; the protein is encoded by the coding sequence ATGAAACAAAACATACTTGTGGTACTGCCGCATCCGGACGACGAAGCCTTCGGACTGTCGGGAACGCTCGCGAGGCATGTGCGGGACGGGGATCATGTCACGTATGCCTGCCTGACGTTGGGCGAGATGGGCCGGAACATGGGCTTTCCCCCGTTCGCCAATCGGCTGACGCTGCCGGACATTCGGAAGGCGGAGCTGGAAGCTTCGTGCCGGGCGATCGGCATTCAGGATTTGAGGCTGCTCGGCTTTCACGATAAAACGATCGAATTCGAGGAACGGGAGCTGCTCGACGGCAGCATCGAAGGTTTGCTGAACGAGCTGCAGCCTTCGGTCGTCTATACGTTTTATCCGGGCTACAGCGTCCATCCCGACCATGACGCCTGCGGCGCCGCGGTCGTCCGCACCGTCGCAAAGCTGACGGAAGAGAAGCGGCCGGCCGTTCTCTGCATGGCCTTTTCCAAAAACCACGAGGAAGCGATCGGCAAACCCGACGTCCGCCACGACGTCAAAGACTTCGTGAAGCAAAAAATCGCCTCCGTCCGTGCGCACGCCTCGCAATTCCAGGTTCCCGAGCTGTCGGGAAGCGACGACAACGAAATCGAATTGCAAGAGCGGTTCGGGACGGAGCGTTTCTGGACGTACCGGTTCGGCTGA
- a CDS encoding S-layer homology domain-containing protein, which produces MTAEDAVATPNLQSPPVKLELTTRSAVHWIGSGTETDPYQISTAEELAGIGSANADKHFILMNDIDLSGYLAVGGPGYNDGAYWLPLGSVASFNGNGHTISNLKIVSDEEHVGLFGRFFGTIYHLTLADADITATNVNSGNNNAGGLVGWLQRGTIMDSGVSGTLRASQPNARLGGLVGYTNGDVLRSSASAELSGPSMKGGLAGYNAGFIGDSFASGTILGNNGGGLAYISYSDQPSTVAISNSYSTVSMSGSNVGGLVAFASNSLASDSYWDTEASGISVSGGGGTGLSTQDMLDPGTYSFWSSDIWELIAGSYPAFKAKGRVQEVVLENAELVAGAGAGTEVGTLSVSAGDPAAPIVYSLVGGIGGEDNAKFEIDGATLKTKTAIGEEASVYSIRVMALDANHYAYFKNLMISATPAPAPELTGFGWDPGSEAGTTQAIALPTAGAGHTLKYVVGAAGAYERPAVGADAAAIGYVADLSLNADIPVTSGQHIFVVEVDADGNIVGWADIAVADDRIAQPPQPAPELTGFGWSPGSEAGTTQAIALPTAGAGHTLKYVVGAAGTYAQPAVGADAAALGYVADLSLNADIPITSGQHIFVVEADADGNIVGWADIAVADDRIAQPDPGTDPGTDPGTDPGTDPGTDPGTDPGTDPGTDPGTDPGTDPGTDPGTDPGTDPGTDPGTDPGTDPGTDPGTDPGTDPGTDPGTDPGTDPGTDPGTDPGTDPGTDPGTDPGTDPGTDPGTDPGTDPGTDPGTDPGTDPGTDPGTDPQPVPELTGFGWRPGSMAGTTQAAVLPAAASDHALKYIVGEAGAHSRPTFGADAAALGNAADLVLNADIPVASGQHIYVVEVSSDGKIIGWADIAVADSDIGQSNPIPVPVPQPSAGNTGGSGAEEPPDNNGIVIFVNGTEKIDAATAKMTTEENKKITVVTLDEQKLNEQLDKEGEGYVVQIPVSNGSDSVVGELNARLVKNMEARNAVLEIKTETAGYLLPASQVNVDDLVSRIGSDPALEEIRIRIEISNVPSDQAVFITDGENAQIVAPVVDFKITAVYGGNEYDVHQFNGYVERMIAIPGDVDPDRITTGVVFRADGTFAHVPTRVVQIDGKYFAVINSLTNSMYTVIWNPLEFADVSGHWARDAANDLGSRLVVEGSEDGGFHPGNDITRAEFAAILVRALGLSDAVERVPFTDVGDSRWYASAVQTAYAYGLIDGFEDGTFRPTDKITREQATAILAKAMKLAGLQTPDPSAAPGISLQAFADAAAVADWAQEGMAMSVASGIVTGQSGMRLAPKANMTRAEVAVMIQRLLKQADLI; this is translated from the coding sequence GTGACGGCCGAAGACGCGGTCGCAACGCCGAATCTTCAATCGCCTCCGGTAAAGCTGGAGCTGACGACGAGGTCCGCCGTCCATTGGATCGGAAGCGGCACCGAAACCGATCCGTATCAAATTTCGACGGCCGAAGAGCTCGCGGGCATCGGTTCCGCGAACGCGGACAAGCATTTTATTCTGATGAACGATATCGACCTATCGGGTTATTTGGCGGTCGGCGGTCCCGGTTACAACGACGGGGCGTACTGGTTGCCGCTCGGTTCCGTCGCTTCTTTCAACGGCAACGGACATACGATATCCAACCTGAAAATCGTTTCGGACGAGGAGCATGTCGGACTGTTCGGCCGGTTTTTCGGTACGATCTATCATTTGACTCTTGCCGACGCAGATATAACGGCAACAAACGTCAACAGCGGGAATAACAACGCAGGGGGCCTTGTCGGCTGGCTTCAACGCGGAACGATTATGGACAGCGGCGTCTCGGGAACGCTGAGGGCCAGCCAGCCGAACGCAAGGTTGGGGGGCCTTGTCGGGTATACGAACGGAGACGTGCTTCGCAGCAGCGCATCCGCCGAACTTAGCGGCCCGAGCATGAAAGGCGGCCTCGCCGGATATAACGCCGGATTCATCGGCGACAGCTTCGCTTCGGGGACGATTCTCGGCAATAACGGAGGAGGGCTTGCCTATATCAGCTATTCGGACCAACCCTCGACCGTCGCCATTTCGAACAGTTATTCGACCGTAAGCATGAGCGGCAGCAACGTCGGCGGGCTTGTCGCCTTCGCGTCAAATTCGTTGGCGTCCGACTCGTACTGGGACACGGAAGCAAGCGGCATTTCGGTCAGCGGCGGCGGAGGCACCGGCTTATCCACCCAAGATATGCTTGACCCTGGCACCTACTCGTTCTGGAGTTCCGATATTTGGGAGCTTATCGCGGGTTCGTATCCTGCCTTCAAGGCAAAAGGGCGCGTACAAGAGGTTGTTCTGGAAAATGCGGAGCTCGTAGCCGGAGCCGGCGCGGGGACGGAAGTCGGAACGCTTTCGGTATCGGCAGGAGATCCGGCTGCCCCGATCGTTTATAGTCTCGTCGGCGGGATCGGCGGAGAGGATAACGCAAAGTTCGAGATCGACGGCGCGACGCTGAAGACGAAAACGGCGATCGGCGAGGAAGCGTCCGTATATTCCATTCGCGTCATGGCGCTGGACGCCAATCACTACGCGTACTTCAAAAATCTGATGATTTCCGCTACGCCGGCTCCGGCGCCGGAGCTGACGGGCTTCGGGTGGGACCCGGGCAGCGAGGCGGGTACGACGCAAGCGATCGCACTGCCGACGGCAGGCGCCGGCCATACGCTGAAGTACGTCGTCGGCGCGGCGGGAGCGTACGAGCGTCCGGCCGTCGGCGCGGATGCAGCCGCTATCGGCTACGTCGCCGACTTGAGCTTGAACGCCGACATTCCGGTAACGAGCGGTCAACATATATTCGTGGTCGAGGTGGATGCAGACGGAAACATTGTCGGCTGGGCGGATATCGCCGTTGCGGATGACCGCATTGCGCAGCCTCCGCAGCCGGCGCCGGAGCTGACGGGCTTTGGATGGAGCCCGGGCAGCGAGGCGGGTACGACGCAAGCGATCGCACTGCCGACGGCAGGCGCCGGCCATACGCTGAAGTATGTCGTCGGCGCGGCGGGAACCTATGCGCAGCCGGCCGTCGGCGCGGATGCCGCCGCTCTCGGCTACGTCGCCGACTTGAGCTTGAACGCCGACATTCCGATAACGAGCGGTCAACATATATTCGTGGTCGAGGCGGATGCGGACGGAAACATTGTCGGCTGGGCGGATATCGCCGTTGCGGATGACCGCATTGCGCAGCCGGACCCGGGAACTGACCCGGGCACCGATCCGGGAACGGATCCGGGAACGGATCCGGGAACTGACCCGGGCACTGACCCGGGCACCGATCCGGGAACGGATCCGGGAACGGATCCGGGCACCGATCCGGGAACGGATCCAGGCACCGATCCGGGAACGGATCCGGGCACCGACCCGGGAACGGATCCGGGCACCGACCCGGGAACGGATCCGGGCACCGACCCGGGAACGGATCCGGGCACCGACCCGGGAACGGATCCGGGAACGGATCCGGGAACGGATCCGGGAACGGATCCGGGCACTGACCCGGGCACCGATCCGGGCACCGACCCGGGCACTGACCCGGGCACCGATCCGGGCACTGACCCGGGCACCGACCCGGGCACTGACCCGGGCACCGACCCGGGAACGGATCCGGGAACTGACCCGGGCACCGACCCGCAACCGGTGCCCGAGCTGACCGGCTTCGGATGGAGACCGGGCAGCATGGCGGGCACGACGCAAGCGGCGGTTTTGCCGGCGGCAGCTTCGGATCATGCGCTGAAATATATCGTCGGCGAAGCAGGGGCGCATTCGCGGCCGACATTCGGAGCGGATGCAGCCGCTCTCGGCAATGCAGCCGACTTGGTCTTGAACGCCGACATTCCGGTAGCGAGCGGTCAGCACATTTACGTGGTCGAAGTAAGCAGCGACGGCAAAATCATCGGCTGGGCGGATATTGCCGTGGCCGACAGCGACATTGGACAATCGAATCCGATTCCCGTCCCGGTTCCGCAACCTTCGGCCGGAAACACCGGCGGCTCCGGAGCCGAGGAGCCGCCGGACAACAACGGAATCGTCATCTTCGTTAACGGCACGGAGAAGATCGATGCGGCAACGGCAAAAATGACGACGGAAGAAAACAAGAAGATAACCGTTGTCACGCTGGACGAACAGAAGCTGAACGAGCAGCTTGACAAAGAAGGCGAAGGTTATGTCGTCCAAATTCCGGTAAGCAACGGATCCGACTCGGTTGTCGGAGAGCTGAACGCCCGGTTGGTCAAGAACATGGAAGCCCGGAACGCCGTGCTTGAAATCAAAACGGAAACCGCGGGATACTTGTTGCCGGCCAGCCAAGTAAACGTCGACGATCTCGTCTCCCGAATCGGGTCCGATCCGGCGCTGGAAGAGATTCGGATTCGCATCGAGATCTCGAATGTGCCGAGCGATCAAGCCGTTTTCATAACGGATGGAGAAAACGCGCAAATCGTTGCGCCGGTCGTCGATTTTAAAATTACGGCCGTTTACGGCGGCAATGAATACGACGTCCATCAATTTAACGGCTATGTCGAGAGAATGATCGCGATTCCGGGCGATGTCGATCCGGATCGAATAACGACCGGGGTCGTATTCCGGGCTGACGGAACTTTCGCCCATGTACCGACGCGGGTCGTGCAGATCGACGGCAAGTATTTTGCGGTCATCAATAGCCTGACCAATAGCATGTATACGGTGATCTGGAACCCGCTCGAATTCGCGGACGTTTCCGGCCATTGGGCCCGGGACGCGGCAAACGATTTGGGATCGCGCCTTGTCGTCGAGGGTTCCGAAGACGGCGGTTTCCATCCCGGAAACGATATTACGCGCGCCGAATTCGCGGCGATACTCGTTCGCGCTCTTGGATTGAGCGATGCCGTTGAACGTGTTCCCTTTACGGACGTGGGAGATTCCCGGTGGTACGCTTCTGCCGTTCAAACGGCTTACGCTTACGGCTTGATCGACGGCTTCGAGGATGGCACTTTCCGTCCGACGGACAAAATAACGAGGGAGCAGGCGACGGCGATCTTGGCTAAAGCGATGAAGCTCGCCGGCTTGCAAACGCCGGATCCGTCCGCGGCGCCGGGAATTTCGTTGCAGGCGTTCGCCGACGCCGCGGCAGTGGCGGACTGGGCGCAGGAAGGCATGGCGATGAGCGTCGCATCCGGGATTGTAACCGGTCAGAGCGGCATGCGGTTGGCGCCAAAAGCCAATATGACCCGAGCGGAAGTCGCCGTCATGATTCAACGTTTGCTTAAACAGGCCGATTTGATTTAA
- a CDS encoding LacI family DNA-binding transcriptional regulator, which translates to MKQEINLIDVAKEANVSIATVSNVVNGKGRVSAQTVKRVRQIIDRLGYTPNLLARNLKTNQSRLIGLVIPTVKPGRLQDNPFYWDLLAGIEEGARDRDFHIILAGIDEAGESFSFVKERKLDGLIVIGVGESSEAIGKLLETGVPCVFVDGYLRDPKRFQVILDDRLGGLLATQHLLELGHTRIAVLIGDVVLEQIHRYGVLQERWLGYRMALEEAGLPYDPELMIRFPTSLEGGYRTAEWLAGAKDVTAIFSFSDISAMGLLKGLRELGRSVPEDLSVIGFDDLFMSGYTSPSLTTISQNIAQKGLAAIRLLTDQIEGEPVLSRKVVLPVELKVRETTGKPPQPS; encoded by the coding sequence ATGAAACAAGAAATCAATCTGATCGACGTAGCCAAGGAAGCGAACGTTTCCATTGCGACCGTGTCCAACGTAGTGAACGGCAAGGGACGCGTCTCGGCCCAGACCGTCAAGCGGGTGCGGCAAATTATCGACCGGCTCGGCTACACGCCCAATCTGCTCGCCCGCAATCTGAAAACGAACCAGTCCCGCCTGATCGGCCTCGTCATTCCGACCGTAAAGCCGGGGCGGCTGCAGGACAATCCGTTTTACTGGGATTTGCTCGCCGGCATCGAAGAAGGGGCGCGGGACCGCGATTTTCATATCATCCTCGCGGGCATCGACGAAGCGGGCGAATCGTTTTCGTTCGTCAAGGAGCGCAAGCTCGACGGCCTCATCGTCATCGGCGTCGGCGAGTCGTCGGAGGCGATCGGCAAATTGCTCGAAACCGGCGTTCCTTGCGTGTTCGTGGACGGCTATCTGCGCGATCCGAAGCGGTTCCAGGTCATTCTGGACGACCGGCTCGGCGGGCTGCTGGCGACGCAGCATCTGCTGGAGCTCGGGCATACGCGCATCGCGGTGCTGATCGGCGACGTCGTCCTGGAGCAGATCCACCGGTACGGCGTGCTGCAGGAACGGTGGCTCGGCTACCGGATGGCGCTTGAGGAGGCCGGCCTTCCGTACGATCCCGAGCTGATGATCCGGTTCCCCACGTCGTTGGAGGGCGGGTACCGGACGGCGGAGTGGCTCGCCGGCGCGAAGGACGTCACGGCGATTTTTTCGTTTTCCGACATCAGCGCGATGGGACTGCTCAAAGGGCTGCGGGAGCTCGGCCGCAGCGTGCCGGAGGACCTGTCCGTCATCGGCTTCGACGATTTGTTTATGTCGGGGTATACGTCGCCTTCGCTGACGACGATTTCGCAAAATATCGCGCAAAAAGGGCTGGCGGCGATCCGGCTGCTGACCGATCAAATCGAGGGCGAGCCCGTCCTGTCCCGAAAGGTGGTGTTGCCGGTCGAACTGAAAGTCCGCGAAACGACGGGAAAACCGCCGCAGCCTTCCTGA
- a CDS encoding extracellular solute-binding protein, whose translation MSNKKILSMILSVSLFALVLSACGGGPNRDGNASPSAGSSAPASAAASASGEAEADKPSELTVWADVDEAKLATLESITKKYTEATGIAVKLTPIAMNDQPQALSLDGPAGKGPDLFYQPGIGELVVKGLVQPMNVSDDIRAEYTPESLEALSQDGQLYGLPAVVESLALLYNKELTPEPPKTIAELEKLMAERTDKSKDEYGFLYNATDFYFSWAFMGGSGGYIFKENNGSFDIKDIGFNKEGSVKGLKLIQSWFEKGYLPKGVNGDIVGGLFNQGKVAAVINGPWAITDHRDQLGDKLAVAPLPQLEDGGYPTTFIGVKGWMLSAFSKNPEWATDLAAFITNAENSLQWFKETGETPPNLKTLNDPALTDDPLVSGFSEQIQHGMPFPNVPELSHVWEPMANALKFASEGQDVQAILDEAVKQIEERIEMAGAGA comes from the coding sequence GTGTCGAACAAAAAGATCTTATCCATGATCCTGAGCGTGTCCCTTTTTGCGCTCGTGCTGTCCGCATGCGGCGGCGGCCCGAATCGCGACGGAAACGCGAGCCCTTCCGCCGGTTCGTCCGCTCCCGCGAGCGCCGCCGCAAGCGCTTCCGGCGAAGCGGAGGCCGACAAGCCGTCCGAGCTGACCGTATGGGCGGACGTCGACGAAGCGAAGCTCGCCACGCTCGAATCCATTACGAAGAAATATACGGAAGCGACGGGAATCGCGGTCAAGCTGACCCCGATCGCGATGAACGACCAGCCGCAGGCGCTGTCGCTCGACGGCCCGGCCGGAAAAGGCCCGGACCTGTTCTACCAGCCGGGCATCGGCGAGCTCGTCGTCAAAGGGCTCGTGCAGCCGATGAATGTAAGCGATGACATCCGCGCCGAATATACGCCGGAATCGCTCGAGGCGCTTAGCCAGGACGGCCAGCTGTACGGCTTGCCCGCCGTCGTCGAGTCGCTCGCCCTGCTTTACAACAAGGAGCTGACGCCGGAGCCGCCGAAGACGATCGCCGAGCTGGAGAAGCTGATGGCGGAGCGCACGGACAAATCCAAGGACGAGTACGGCTTCCTGTACAACGCGACGGACTTCTATTTCTCCTGGGCGTTCATGGGCGGCAGCGGCGGTTACATTTTTAAGGAAAACAACGGTTCCTTCGACATCAAGGACATCGGCTTCAACAAGGAAGGCTCGGTCAAGGGCTTGAAGCTGATCCAGAGCTGGTTCGAAAAAGGCTACTTGCCCAAAGGCGTCAACGGCGACATCGTCGGCGGCCTGTTCAACCAAGGCAAGGTGGCGGCCGTCATCAACGGTCCCTGGGCGATTACCGATCATAGAGATCAGCTTGGCGACAAGCTCGCGGTAGCGCCGCTTCCGCAGCTCGAAGACGGCGGCTATCCGACGACGTTCATCGGCGTGAAGGGCTGGATGCTGTCCGCCTTCTCCAAAAATCCGGAATGGGCGACCGATCTCGCCGCCTTCATCACGAACGCCGAAAACTCGCTCCAATGGTTCAAGGAAACCGGCGAAACGCCGCCGAACCTGAAAACGCTGAACGATCCCGCCCTCACCGACGATCCGCTCGTCTCGGGCTTCTCGGAGCAAATCCAGCACGGCATGCCGTTCCCGAACGTGCCCGAGCTGTCCCACGTATGGGAGCCGATGGCGAACGCGCTCAAGTTCGCTTCCGAAGGCCAGGACGTGCAGGCGATTCTCGACGAGGCGGTCAAGCAAATCGAGGAACGAATCGAAATGGCGGGCGCCGGAGCCTGA
- a CDS encoding sugar ABC transporter permease, protein MKTETDDRRVAAANPHQPILSVILSVIPGLGQLYNRRYIKGALFLVFFFGAVGLLYEFMDIGFWGLFTLGTLPMVDDSRSLLVQGLISVMLLAFMIAFYIFNLIDAYRDGEKLKMGFRIPSMKQAFQETWDRGFPYYMVLPALFMLVFVVILPLLFMICLAFTNYNLYNLPPAKLLDWVGLDNFVALFKQEVWRRSLLNVLSWTIVWTFAATTLQIAVAMFLAVLVNDPRVKFKRTIRTVFILPWAVPSFVTILIFAAMFNDDFGAINRELLAPLGMHVPWMSDPFWAKITLILIQVWLGFPFVFALFSGVLQSISRDWYEAADVDGGSRWSKFRHITLPHVLYATAPLLIMQYAGNFNNFNIIYLFNEGGPPVRNQSAGGTDILISWVYKLTFDNNNYKMAAAISIIMGLIVAVFAFFQFTRSRSFREEKLY, encoded by the coding sequence ATGAAAACCGAGACCGACGATAGGCGGGTCGCCGCGGCGAACCCTCATCAACCGATCCTTTCCGTCATTTTATCCGTCATCCCGGGGCTGGGTCAACTTTATAATCGAAGATACATCAAGGGAGCGCTGTTTCTCGTCTTTTTTTTCGGCGCGGTCGGCCTGCTTTACGAATTCATGGACATCGGCTTCTGGGGCCTGTTTACGCTCGGCACCCTGCCGATGGTCGACGACTCCAGGTCGCTGCTCGTGCAGGGCTTGATCTCGGTCATGCTGCTCGCGTTCATGATCGCGTTTTACATTTTCAACTTAATCGACGCTTACCGGGACGGCGAAAAGCTGAAGATGGGCTTCCGCATCCCGAGCATGAAACAGGCGTTCCAGGAGACGTGGGACCGGGGCTTTCCTTATTACATGGTGCTGCCCGCTTTGTTCATGCTGGTCTTCGTCGTCATTTTGCCGCTTTTATTCATGATTTGCCTCGCGTTTACGAACTACAACCTGTACAATCTTCCGCCGGCCAAGCTGCTGGACTGGGTGGGCCTCGACAATTTCGTCGCCTTGTTCAAGCAGGAGGTGTGGCGCCGGAGCCTGCTGAACGTGCTGTCCTGGACGATCGTCTGGACGTTCGCCGCCACGACGCTGCAAATCGCGGTCGCCATGTTCCTCGCCGTGCTCGTCAACGACCCGCGCGTCAAGTTCAAGCGGACGATCCGCACCGTGTTCATTTTGCCGTGGGCGGTGCCCTCGTTCGTGACGATTCTCATCTTCGCGGCGATGTTCAACGACGATTTCGGCGCGATCAACCGCGAGCTTCTGGCTCCTCTCGGCATGCATGTTCCGTGGATGTCCGATCCGTTCTGGGCAAAAATCACGTTGATTCTCATACAGGTGTGGCTCGGCTTTCCGTTCGTGTTCGCGCTGTTCAGCGGCGTGCTGCAAAGCATTTCCCGAGATTGGTACGAAGCGGCGGACGTCGACGGGGGCAGCCGGTGGAGCAAATTCCGGCACATCACCCTGCCGCACGTGCTTTACGCGACCGCGCCGCTGCTCATCATGCAGTATGCGGGCAATTTCAACAATTTCAACATCATTTATCTGTTTAACGAGGGCGGACCGCCGGTGCGCAACCAGTCGGCGGGGGGCACCGACATTCTTATTTCCTGGGTGTACAAACTGACCTTCGACAACAACAACTACAAGATGGCCGCCGCTATTTCGATCATCATGGGCCTCATCGTCGCCGTGTTCGCTTTCTTCCAGTTCACGCGCAGCCGGTCGTTTCGGGAGGAGAAATTGTACTGA
- a CDS encoding sugar ABC transporter permease, with translation MKKSAKNRLELTGIYLIVLFVFAVIAYPLLWTLSISFNPGTSLFSSSIIPDVWSLKHYQWLFSDPSSDYLLWYKNTLLVASVTSVASVIIVAFVGFAFSRYEFVGRKYGIYSFLLLQMFPVLMGMVAIYLLLNVVGLLDSLWGLVIIYIGGGLPMNAFLVKGYLDTIPRDLDESAKMDGAGHFRIFFQILTPLAKPILAVVALFNFMSPFMDFLLPRIVLRDPEKFTLALGLYNFINDQFSNNFTRFAAGAILIAVPIAVVFLFLQRYLISGLAEGATKG, from the coding sequence ATGAAAAAATCGGCGAAAAACCGTCTCGAGCTGACGGGCATTTACCTTATCGTGCTGTTCGTGTTCGCCGTCATCGCCTATCCGCTGCTATGGACGCTCAGCATCTCGTTCAATCCCGGCACGAGCCTGTTCAGCTCCAGCATCATTCCGGACGTATGGTCGCTCAAGCACTATCAGTGGCTGTTTTCCGATCCGTCCAGCGATTATTTGCTCTGGTACAAAAACACGCTGCTCGTCGCTTCGGTCACCTCGGTCGCGTCCGTGATCATCGTGGCGTTCGTCGGCTTCGCTTTTTCCCGGTACGAGTTCGTAGGGCGCAAATACGGCATTTATTCGTTTCTGCTCTTGCAGATGTTCCCGGTGCTCATGGGCATGGTGGCGATTTACCTGCTGCTGAACGTTGTCGGCTTGCTCGACTCGCTGTGGGGGCTTGTCATCATCTACATCGGCGGCGGCCTGCCGATGAACGCGTTTCTCGTCAAGGGCTACCTCGACACGATTCCGCGCGATCTCGACGAGTCGGCGAAAATGGACGGGGCGGGCCACTTCCGGATCTTTTTCCAGATTCTCACGCCGCTGGCCAAACCGATTCTGGCCGTCGTCGCGCTGTTCAACTTCATGTCGCCGTTCATGGATTTCCTGCTGCCGCGCATCGTGCTGCGCGATCCGGAGAAGTTCACGCTCGCGCTCGGGCTGTACAACTTCATAAACGACCAGTTTTCCAACAACTTTACGCGGTTCGCCGCCGGCGCCATTCTGATCGCCGTGCCGATCGCGGTCGTATTCCTGTTCCTTCAGCGCTATCTCATCTCCGGTCTGGCGGAGGGCGCGACGAAGGGATAA